In Candidatus Defluviilinea proxima, a single genomic region encodes these proteins:
- a CDS encoding glycoside hydrolase family 16 protein: MKYATTLCAIAVLLIGCTSTTPTPTATPEPTQIPAQILFDDFSYSNTDEMTANGWFVRDGGGLPGVTGATFSKDNVTFMDYPNQTGNRFLRMTSSTDGTGTNTSQAQICHSRKYLEGTYAARVRFNDEPVSGTDGDQIVETFYMITPYDRPYNPDYSELDFEYLANGGWGGAPTTMHVTTWETVQIEPWDADNASNATTESLSGWHTLVVQVTDGTVRYFVDEQLVGQHGGEYYPEALMSINFNLWFIEGGLQSDDTFREYEEDIDWVFHEAGTSLMPDEVTAKVSELRNASVKFQDTVMTGIYVSPCDL, encoded by the coding sequence ATGAAATACGCTACAACTTTATGCGCCATCGCTGTACTCTTAATAGGCTGTACTTCAACCACACCGACCCCAACAGCGACACCCGAACCAACACAAATACCCGCTCAAATTCTATTTGATGACTTCTCTTACTCGAACACAGACGAGATGACAGCCAACGGCTGGTTCGTCCGTGATGGAGGCGGATTGCCCGGCGTAACCGGCGCAACCTTCAGCAAAGACAATGTCACCTTTATGGATTATCCAAACCAAACCGGCAATCGTTTTCTCCGCATGACGTCTTCCACCGATGGCACAGGGACGAACACATCTCAAGCGCAAATTTGTCACAGCCGAAAATATCTCGAAGGGACATACGCCGCACGCGTCCGCTTTAACGATGAACCTGTCTCAGGCACCGACGGCGACCAGATCGTTGAAACCTTCTACATGATCACCCCATACGATAGACCTTACAACCCCGACTACAGCGAACTGGACTTTGAGTATCTTGCCAACGGAGGCTGGGGCGGCGCACCAACCACAATGCATGTCACCACCTGGGAAACGGTCCAGATCGAACCGTGGGATGCAGATAATGCCAGCAACGCCACAACAGAAAGTCTATCGGGTTGGCATACATTGGTCGTACAAGTCACAGATGGAACCGTCCGCTATTTTGTGGATGAACAACTCGTCGGACAACACGGCGGCGAATACTATCCTGAAGCGTTGATGTCCATCAACTTTAATTTATGGTTCATAGAGGGCGGCCTACAAAGCGACGACACATTCCGCGAATACGAAGAGGATATTGATTGGGTCTTCCACGAAGCAGGTACTTCGCTCATGCCCGATGAAGTCACAGCAAAAGTTTCTGAGTTACGAAATGCATCCGTCAAATTTCAAGATACCGTCATGACTGGTATCTACGTATCGCCTTGTGACCTCTAA
- a CDS encoding dual specificity protein phosphatase family protein: MNLSQITNDLFIGSMPSVDDYDRLRELGVRLIINMRFARGPQPDSHHQPMSTLWLRSIDSPFFPISVKKLIHGAQTALETIRNGGKVYTHCAYGRHRGVAMGACVLIAQGHAPLEAMKLIAERRSVADPFAYYIQPRILKFANEWNS, encoded by the coding sequence ATGAACTTATCACAAATCACAAACGACTTATTTATCGGCAGTATGCCTTCAGTCGATGACTACGATCGACTGCGTGAACTCGGCGTTCGTCTTATCATCAACATGCGCTTCGCACGTGGACCTCAGCCTGATTCTCACCATCAACCCATGTCCACCCTTTGGCTTCGTTCGATAGATAGCCCCTTTTTCCCGATCTCCGTCAAAAAATTAATTCATGGCGCACAAACCGCGCTTGAAACAATTCGCAATGGCGGCAAGGTCTATACCCATTGCGCCTACGGGCGTCACCGTGGCGTGGCCATGGGTGCATGCGTTCTCATCGCGCAAGGACATGCCCCGCTCGAAGCGATGAAACTCATCGCCGAACGACGCTCTGTTGCCGACCCATTCGCGTATTACATCCAACCGCGAATTTTAAAATTTGCAAATGAATGGAATTCGTAG
- a CDS encoding homoserine kinase, which translates to MKINVKVPATTANLGPGFDALGLALDLWNETEFVSTQDGKISVKIKGDGKDTLPKDETNSVAEAALLIHKLAGKPCTGMQIYCKNRVPLGSGLGSSSAAMLTGMLGANALLGNPFSRDEILKIAIETEGHPDNVAPAMLGGLVASIIHENRVVSLRLTLTSKRSSIQVTVVLPDFDFPTKQARAILPVQIDRKDAIHNISRAVIVTEAFRNGDLAMLGEAMEDKLHQPYRIPLIPGAKDAMHAMKEAGASAVALSGAGPSLIAFSSKAESAIGEAAKRVFAEAGLNSRVYKLKISRKGAEVQVK; encoded by the coding sequence ATGAAAATCAATGTCAAAGTCCCTGCAACAACAGCCAACCTTGGACCCGGGTTCGATGCGCTTGGTCTTGCGCTCGACCTTTGGAATGAGACTGAGTTCGTCTCTACACAGGATGGAAAGATCAGTGTAAAGATCAAAGGCGATGGGAAAGATACACTTCCCAAAGATGAAACCAATTCTGTTGCAGAAGCGGCGTTGCTGATCCACAAGTTGGCAGGCAAGCCTTGCACAGGGATGCAGATCTACTGTAAAAATCGTGTGCCGCTTGGGTCAGGACTTGGCTCCAGTTCGGCGGCGATGTTGACCGGGATGCTCGGGGCGAATGCACTGTTGGGGAATCCGTTTTCGCGCGATGAGATCCTCAAGATCGCCATCGAAACAGAGGGACATCCCGATAACGTTGCACCGGCCATGCTCGGCGGATTGGTTGCTTCGATCATCCATGAGAATCGCGTCGTCTCGTTGCGGTTGACGCTGACAAGCAAACGTTCGTCCATTCAAGTGACTGTGGTATTGCCAGATTTTGATTTTCCCACCAAGCAAGCGCGTGCCATTTTGCCAGTTCAAATTGATCGCAAGGATGCCATCCATAACATCAGCCGTGCCGTGATCGTCACCGAAGCTTTCCGTAATGGTGACCTTGCCATGCTGGGCGAAGCGATGGAAGATAAATTGCACCAACCGTATCGCATCCCGTTGATACCGGGCGCGAAGGACGCGATGCATGCGATGAAAGAAGCGGGCGCTTCGGCCGTGGCATTATCGGGAGCAGGCCCCAGCTTGATCGCATTTTCTTCGAAGGCTGAATCAGCTATCGGGGAGGCGGCGAAGCGAGTGTTTGCCGAGGCAGGATTAAATTCGCGCGTCTATAAATTGAAGATCAGTCGTAAAGGTGCGGAAGTCCAAGTGAAATAG
- a CDS encoding threonine synthase, with protein sequence MTDKPYLGLLDRYGHLLDLPPHTRTVSLLEGNTPLIKADSLSRQLGGGFELFIKYEGLNPTGSFKDRGMTAAISEALGRDAKTVICASTGNTAASAAAYAARAGMKSIVLIPQGKVAAGKLAGAIAYGAQVIQIDGSFDDALTMVVAITNKHPIALVNSINPYRVEGQKTSAFEICDVLGSAPDWLCLPVGNAGNITSYWAGFKQYNKIKSTGLPQVLGVQAAGAAPLVLGHPVDNPETIATAIRIGKPARGEEALQATEESKGQMMAVTDEQILNMQKLLAQLEGIWVEPASVAGLAGLANQLATGKLNVKGKRIVAICTGHGMKDPDIITKDMQKPQIVPPKLDALEEVILG encoded by the coding sequence ATGACAGACAAACCTTACCTTGGACTTTTAGATCGTTACGGACATCTCCTCGACCTCCCGCCTCACACACGGACCGTGAGCCTGCTCGAGGGCAATACACCTTTGATCAAAGCGGACAGCTTGTCCCGCCAATTGGGCGGTGGCTTTGAGTTGTTCATCAAATATGAAGGGCTCAACCCGACAGGTTCTTTCAAAGATCGCGGTATGACAGCCGCCATCAGCGAAGCGTTGGGGCGTGATGCGAAGACTGTGATCTGTGCCTCCACTGGCAATACGGCGGCATCGGCCGCGGCGTATGCGGCCCGTGCAGGGATGAAATCCATTGTGTTGATCCCGCAGGGGAAAGTTGCCGCAGGAAAGCTTGCAGGTGCTATCGCCTACGGTGCGCAAGTCATTCAGATCGATGGTTCATTCGATGATGCGTTGACGATGGTGGTCGCGATCACGAATAAGCATCCTATTGCGTTGGTCAACTCGATCAACCCGTATCGTGTTGAAGGACAGAAAACATCTGCTTTTGAGATCTGTGATGTGTTGGGATCGGCACCCGATTGGTTATGTTTGCCGGTGGGCAATGCAGGTAACATCACTTCGTATTGGGCGGGCTTCAAACAATATAACAAGATCAAGTCCACAGGTTTGCCTCAGGTGTTGGGCGTGCAAGCGGCGGGTGCGGCTCCGTTAGTGTTGGGGCATCCCGTTGATAACCCTGAGACGATTGCAACAGCCATCCGTATTGGGAAACCTGCGCGTGGTGAAGAAGCCTTGCAAGCCACGGAAGAATCCAAAGGGCAGATGATGGCAGTGACGGATGAACAGATCCTGAATATGCAAAAACTGCTTGCCCAACTCGAAGGCATTTGGGTGGAGCCTGCCTCTGTCGCTGGGCTGGCTGGGTTGGCGAATCAACTTGCAACTGGAAAGTTGAACGTGAAAGGCAAGCGCATTGTTGCCATTTGTACCGGCCATGGGATGAAAGACCCCGATATCATCACGAAGGATATGCAAAAGCCTCAGATCGTCCCGCCGAAATTGGATGCGTTGGAAGAGGTCATTCTGGGATAA
- a CDS encoding endonuclease MutS2: MDAKSLQVLEYPKIRERLKSFCDFSASMELARTLEPTDSYDLALARLAETTEARKLFSVQDVGIGGAHDIRAAADLAARGGVLDPQQLLDVKSTLISCRDLKKTFERKTDEYPRLSQIAAGLPESHGVVDAITRVLSDRGEVLDSASPKLATLRREIKIAHDRLMARLQKYLTESASKLQEPIITQRDGRYVIPLRAEFKGQIKAVVHDQSSSGATLFVEPLPVVELNNTVRELELQERDEERRILHEISAQVGEHREELNYGIENLAMLDLIFAKAKYAEELKASEPKLHQLSAVSGQRLAKTEKQEPKAKSQAPICLIRARHPLLDPSTVVPTDIDPKPGTRAIVITGPNTGGKTVSLKTVGLLALMAQSGLHIPVQSGSELPFFHNVFADIGDEQSIEQSLSTFSGHITNIIRILKYIDERSLVIFDELGAGTDPQEGAALARAILNHLLETGCTTLVATHYPELKTFAHSTEAVVNASLEFDIKTLRPTYKLTLGLPGRSNALLIAQRLGLSQPIIESAKGEINPDDLRADKLLDDIRKERNRTSRERQKLEKARDKLEAQTAELQQRLEKLEDERRDVLAKARAEGELEVAVLKRNIDSLKSQLKKAKQPLDAINSIEEKMEKIEEKVEAPVERRPRVEDSGSSTVYRPLSLGERVTVSTLKAEGVVTALGESEAEVQIGSLRIRARMSELVRKGREAVNPEEKQEPQRQNVEPGERIVANTKSPGLELNLRGKLVDDGLEELERYLERAFSAGLLFVRIVHGKGTGRMRDAVREALKASPYVASFEEPKDNEGGAGVTVAKMAK; encoded by the coding sequence ATGGACGCAAAAAGTTTGCAGGTTTTGGAATACCCGAAGATACGCGAGCGGTTGAAGTCGTTTTGCGATTTTTCCGCTTCGATGGAATTGGCGCGCACACTGGAGCCGACCGATTCCTATGATCTTGCCCTTGCCCGCCTTGCGGAAACGACCGAGGCGCGCAAGTTGTTTTCAGTTCAGGATGTTGGCATCGGTGGCGCACACGATATCCGTGCGGCGGCTGATCTGGCCGCGCGCGGTGGCGTCCTTGACCCGCAACAACTGCTGGATGTAAAGTCCACGCTAATCTCGTGCCGTGATTTGAAGAAAACGTTCGAGCGCAAAACGGATGAGTATCCGCGTCTCTCCCAGATCGCGGCGGGCCTGCCTGAATCGCATGGAGTTGTGGATGCGATCACACGCGTCCTCTCTGATCGTGGCGAAGTGCTGGACTCTGCTTCCCCCAAACTTGCCACACTGAGACGTGAGATCAAGATCGCGCATGATCGTTTGATGGCACGTTTACAAAAATACCTGACCGAGTCAGCCTCCAAGTTACAAGAACCGATCATCACACAACGTGATGGACGGTACGTGATTCCATTGCGAGCCGAGTTCAAGGGACAGATCAAGGCGGTTGTCCACGATCAATCCTCCAGCGGCGCGACCTTGTTTGTAGAGCCGTTGCCGGTGGTGGAACTCAATAACACGGTTCGTGAACTTGAATTGCAGGAGCGCGATGAAGAACGGCGCATTCTGCATGAAATTTCTGCTCAGGTTGGGGAACATCGTGAAGAACTCAATTATGGCATTGAGAATCTCGCGATGCTCGACTTGATCTTCGCGAAGGCAAAATATGCGGAGGAGTTGAAGGCAAGCGAGCCGAAACTTCATCAGCTTTCAGCGGTTAGCGGTCAGCGATTGGCTAAAACTGAGAAGCAAGAGCCAAAGGCTAAGAGTCAGGCGCCCATTTGCTTGATCCGTGCTCGTCATCCTTTGCTTGACCCGAGCACCGTTGTCCCCACGGACATTGACCCCAAGCCCGGCACGCGTGCTATCGTCATCACTGGTCCAAACACCGGTGGCAAAACTGTCTCGTTGAAAACTGTTGGTTTGCTGGCTCTCATGGCGCAAAGCGGACTGCATATCCCTGTTCAAAGCGGTTCGGAGTTGCCGTTCTTTCACAATGTCTTTGCGGATATTGGCGATGAGCAATCCATCGAACAATCGCTTAGCACGTTCAGCGGTCACATCACGAACATTATTCGCATTCTCAAATACATTGATGAACGTTCGCTCGTCATTTTTGATGAATTGGGCGCAGGCACTGATCCGCAAGAAGGTGCGGCATTGGCGCGTGCGATCCTCAATCATCTGCTCGAAACGGGATGTACAACGCTTGTCGCTACGCATTACCCCGAACTCAAAACGTTCGCGCATTCTACTGAAGCTGTGGTCAATGCGTCGTTGGAATTTGACATCAAGACTCTCCGCCCGACGTATAAACTGACGTTGGGATTGCCCGGTCGCTCGAACGCACTCCTCATCGCCCAGCGCCTCGGTCTTTCTCAGCCGATCATTGAATCAGCCAAAGGAGAGATCAACCCCGACGATTTGCGCGCCGACAAACTTCTCGATGATATTCGCAAGGAACGCAATCGTACCTCGCGAGAACGTCAGAAGCTGGAGAAGGCCCGCGATAAGTTGGAAGCACAAACCGCCGAATTGCAACAGCGACTTGAAAAGCTTGAGGATGAGCGTCGTGATGTGCTGGCAAAAGCCCGGGCAGAAGGCGAACTCGAAGTTGCGGTTCTCAAACGGAACATCGACTCGTTGAAGTCTCAACTTAAGAAGGCGAAGCAACCGCTCGATGCCATTAACTCGATCGAAGAGAAGATGGAGAAGATCGAAGAGAAAGTGGAAGCGCCGGTGGAAAGACGACCGAGGGTCGAAGACAGTGGGTCGTCTACGGTTTATCGTCCATTGTCTCTGGGAGAACGAGTCACTGTCAGCACGTTGAAGGCTGAAGGGGTGGTGACAGCTTTGGGTGAGTCTGAGGCGGAAGTCCAGATCGGGAGCCTGCGTATTAGGGCGAGGATGTCTGAATTGGTGAGAAAAGGCCGCGAGGCGGTGAATCCAGAAGAAAAACAGGAACCGCAAAGGCAAAACGTAGAGCCCGGTGAACGAATCGTTGCAAATACAAAATCACCAGGTTTGGAGCTTAACTTGCGCGGTAAACTGGTGGATGATGGGCTCGAGGAATTGGAGCGCTATTTGGAACGGGCTTTTTCTGCGGGGTTGCTGTTCGTACGGATTGTACATGGCAAGGGGACGGGCCGAATGCGCGATGCGGTGCGGGAAGCGTTGAAGGCCAGCCCGTACGTGGCTTCTTTCGAGGAACCGAAGGATAATGAAGGCGGCGCAGGTGTGACAGTTGCCAAGATGGCGAAGTAA
- a CDS encoding ROK family protein — protein sequence MNILGIDVGGSGIKGAPVDISTGTLLAERLRIKTPKGAEPQPVAEIVTEIARSFNWKGPIGIGFPAPIKAGVVMMAANVSEKWVGLNADDLFTKVTGCDCTMTNDADAAGLAEMEFGAGKGQPGTVILVTLGTGIGTAIFHRGKLLPNTEFGHLEMKGTDAEHRASDTARQREDLSWKKYAKRLNKYLAEMEKLFWPDLFIIGGGISKYSEKYIPLLKIETPVITAQFLNEAGIVGSTLAARKGT from the coding sequence ATGAATATTCTCGGAATCGACGTAGGCGGCTCGGGCATCAAAGGTGCACCGGTGGATATCTCCACTGGGACATTGCTCGCGGAACGACTCCGCATCAAGACTCCGAAGGGAGCTGAACCTCAACCTGTGGCAGAGATCGTCACTGAGATCGCTCGCTCTTTTAATTGGAAGGGTCCCATCGGCATTGGTTTCCCAGCACCGATCAAAGCAGGTGTTGTTATGATGGCGGCAAATGTTTCAGAGAAATGGGTGGGGCTTAACGCAGATGATCTGTTCACCAAAGTCACGGGTTGTGACTGTACCATGACCAATGATGCGGATGCGGCCGGTCTGGCGGAAATGGAATTTGGCGCAGGCAAAGGCCAGCCCGGGACAGTCATCCTCGTCACCTTGGGGACCGGCATTGGCACTGCCATCTTCCATCGCGGAAAATTACTTCCCAATACCGAATTTGGTCATCTAGAAATGAAAGGCACAGATGCGGAACACCGTGCATCTGATACAGCCCGTCAACGCGAAGACCTCTCGTGGAAGAAATACGCCAAACGATTGAACAAATATCTCGCCGAGATGGAAAAACTTTTCTGGCCAGACCTCTTCATTATTGGCGGTGGTATTAGCAAATATTCGGAAAAATACATTCCCTTGTTGAAGATCGAAACCCCCGTGATTACCGCACAATTCCTGAACGAAGCAGGGATCGTTGGCTCAACATTGGCGGCGAGGAAAGGTACATAG
- a CDS encoding glycosyltransferase — MRILIASQTYTYGNGQASFTIRLAENLAARGHQVMVVTPSEKMNSYGTTINGVRVERVPAIHFSILHPSIYLTPFPAPRVKQLFDEFQPDLIHIQDHYFLASAVVNEARRRGIPAMGTNHFLPENLLPFFRDFPALQRIAAIPLWKMMLDVFNRLDLTTTPSKSAARILRGQKIYIPVRPISNGVDTTRFHPDPETDRIGIRRKYNLHPEKPLLLYMGRLDGEKRLDVLIEAVSHVHDMDFQVALGGYGLYETTLRKQVHDLGLEERINFIGYVTPDDLPLLLNSADAFVMPSPEELQSIATLEAMACGKPIIAANARALPELVVPGENGYLFQSNNPVDAAHMLKQFLMDRENWHRMGQASLERVQTHNLQNTIVRYEEQYKWIMENIPVRHPGTVSRKALRKSY, encoded by the coding sequence ATGCGTATCCTCATTGCTTCACAAACCTATACTTATGGAAATGGTCAGGCAAGCTTCACCATTCGTCTGGCTGAAAATTTGGCGGCCCGCGGGCATCAGGTCATGGTTGTAACGCCATCGGAAAAAATGAATTCATATGGCACAACGATCAATGGGGTCCGCGTGGAAAGAGTCCCTGCGATTCATTTTTCCATTCTGCATCCTTCCATATATCTCACTCCTTTTCCTGCGCCGCGTGTCAAGCAACTCTTTGATGAATTCCAACCGGACCTGATTCACATTCAGGACCATTACTTCCTCGCCAGTGCCGTTGTGAATGAAGCGCGCCGTCGTGGTATCCCAGCCATGGGGACCAATCACTTCCTGCCCGAAAATCTCCTGCCGTTTTTCAGAGACTTTCCTGCATTGCAACGCATTGCAGCAATTCCATTATGGAAGATGATGTTGGATGTTTTCAATCGCCTTGATCTGACAACCACACCATCCAAGTCTGCCGCCAGAATTTTGCGTGGACAGAAGATTTATATACCGGTTCGTCCAATTTCAAATGGTGTGGATACAACCCGCTTCCACCCGGACCCTGAAACTGATCGCATCGGCATTCGCCGAAAATATAATCTTCACCCCGAAAAGCCTCTTTTACTTTACATGGGCCGTTTAGATGGTGAAAAAAGGTTGGATGTTCTTATCGAAGCAGTGAGCCATGTACACGATATGGATTTTCAGGTCGCCTTGGGCGGGTATGGACTCTATGAAACGACTTTGCGAAAACAAGTGCACGATCTTGGCTTGGAAGAGCGTATAAACTTTATCGGTTACGTTACACCGGATGATCTGCCTCTTTTATTGAATAGTGCAGATGCATTTGTCATGCCCAGCCCGGAAGAACTTCAGAGCATTGCCACCCTCGAAGCCATGGCATGTGGAAAGCCCATCATCGCCGCAAATGCAAGGGCCTTGCCGGAGTTAGTTGTTCCCGGCGAGAATGGATATTTGTTTCAATCAAATAACCCTGTTGACGCGGCGCACATGCTGAAACAATTTTTGATGGATAGGGAAAATTGGCATCGAATGGGGCAGGCTAGCCTTGAACGTGTTCAGACCCATAACTTGCAAAACACTATTGTCCGCTATGAAGAACAATATAAATGGATCATGGAGAATATCCCGGTCAGGCACCCAGGCACGGTTTCGCGGAAAGCGTTACGTAAATCCTATTAA
- a CDS encoding VTT domain-containing protein, with protein MYYFYGIAQTLPQPLGIWAYILLALMVAIEGPIITLTGAAAASAGLLNPVWVFIFASLGNMTADILWYLLGYFGKMELVTRYGIRFGIKESFITRIQKDIHTHIHKVLFVAKMTMGLVIPTLVAAGLARVPFKLWFGILFTAECIWTGGLVLAGYYFGSLIQSIETNLRWVALGGAVALLIAVIYYLSHRKLDLESEM; from the coding sequence ATGTATTATTTTTACGGCATTGCGCAGACCCTTCCACAACCCCTCGGTATTTGGGCATATATTTTGCTTGCACTGATGGTGGCCATAGAAGGTCCCATCATCACACTGACGGGCGCCGCAGCGGCCTCTGCCGGGTTATTGAACCCGGTTTGGGTTTTTATTTTTGCCAGTCTTGGGAATATGACAGCTGACATATTATGGTATTTGCTGGGATATTTTGGCAAGATGGAATTGGTCACACGGTATGGAATCCGTTTTGGGATTAAAGAAAGTTTTATCACCCGCATTCAAAAAGATATCCATACTCATATCCATAAAGTCCTTTTCGTAGCCAAGATGACGATGGGGTTGGTTATCCCTACTCTGGTCGCGGCGGGGTTGGCACGTGTTCCCTTTAAACTCTGGTTTGGCATATTGTTCACGGCAGAATGTATTTGGACTGGTGGACTGGTTCTGGCAGGTTATTACTTTGGGTCCTTGATCCAAAGCATTGAAACCAACTTACGATGGGTGGCATTGGGTGGCGCTGTAGCTCTGTTAATTGCAGTGATCTATTATCTGTCTCATCGAAAACTTGATCTGGAAAGTGAAATGTAA
- a CDS encoding DEAD/DEAH box helicase, protein MTTEFTSLNLRDEVMQAITELGYNEPTPIQAGMIPLMLTGVDVIGQAQTGTGKTAAFALPILNNYQPQRNIQALVLAPTRELALQVADSMVEYGKHLKVRVLAVYGGQAYGPQISSIKRGVDIVVGTPGRLNDLLERKILDLSHVKTVVLDEADEMLNMGFLEEVEKILATMPAERQTALFSATLPPRIRSLANRFMRDPQSVTIKRDNTNALAIEQRYYLVHDRDKTNALTRLFEIEPIKSALIFARTRAETATLANELVVRGIPAEAIHGDLDQNARERVLGRFRANQLKVLVATDVAARGLDIDDISHVFNYHLPDDAEVYIHRIGRTGRAGKTGVAITLLSPKEKRRLREVEALTKQTVTKMELPTIGEIHRHREKEVVENLKIWLGRGRYKRELEMVQELIEAGHDPLNIAAAAIKIARADEKQRPIDEVADVKADFPRKSEKEFGRGSKRETFGRRDIPIKSPSNKRRGDSSHEEGMIRLKINKGKSSGIRPNDIVGTIAFHANIPGYTIGKIRIEDTITFVDIPEELLDQVMTHNGNYRIGKEKISLTKAK, encoded by the coding sequence ATGACAACTGAATTTACTTCCCTAAACCTGCGTGACGAGGTCATGCAGGCCATTACCGAACTCGGCTATAACGAGCCGACGCCCATTCAAGCGGGCATGATCCCCCTCATGCTCACCGGCGTAGACGTGATCGGCCAGGCCCAAACCGGCACTGGTAAGACCGCCGCCTTCGCACTCCCCATTCTCAACAACTATCAACCGCAAAGAAATATACAGGCCTTGGTGCTCGCGCCTACGCGTGAACTTGCCTTGCAGGTTGCTGATTCCATGGTCGAATATGGCAAGCACCTCAAGGTACGCGTGCTGGCTGTGTACGGCGGCCAGGCATATGGTCCACAGATCAGTAGCATCAAGCGCGGTGTGGATATTGTCGTAGGAACACCGGGTCGTTTGAACGATCTGCTCGAACGCAAAATCCTGGATCTGAGCCACGTCAAAACCGTTGTGCTCGATGAAGCCGACGAAATGCTCAACATGGGCTTTCTCGAAGAGGTTGAAAAGATTCTTGCGACGATGCCTGCGGAACGACAGACTGCGCTCTTTAGCGCCACCTTGCCCCCGCGCATTCGCTCCCTTGCAAACCGCTTCATGCGGGACCCTCAATCTGTCACCATTAAACGAGACAACACCAACGCTTTAGCCATTGAACAGCGCTATTATCTCGTTCACGATAGGGACAAGACCAATGCCCTGACACGTCTCTTCGAGATCGAACCGATCAAGAGCGCATTGATCTTTGCCCGCACCCGCGCAGAGACCGCCACCCTCGCGAACGAACTTGTCGTGCGCGGCATCCCAGCTGAGGCCATTCATGGTGACCTCGACCAGAACGCCCGCGAACGTGTGCTTGGACGCTTCCGTGCCAATCAACTCAAAGTGTTGGTCGCCACCGATGTGGCCGCGCGCGGACTCGACATTGACGACATCTCACATGTCTTCAACTATCACCTACCCGATGACGCTGAAGTGTATATCCATCGCATTGGACGTACAGGCCGCGCAGGGAAAACCGGCGTAGCCATCACATTGCTTTCCCCGAAAGAAAAGCGCCGCCTGCGTGAAGTGGAAGCGCTCACCAAACAGACCGTGACAAAGATGGAACTTCCCACGATCGGCGAGATCCATCGTCATCGCGAAAAAGAGGTTGTTGAAAACCTCAAGATCTGGCTTGGTCGCGGACGTTACAAACGCGAGCTTGAAATGGTCCAAGAGTTGATCGAAGCCGGGCACGATCCGTTAAACATCGCCGCCGCCGCCATCAAGATCGCGCGCGCCGACGAGAAACAACGCCCCATCGACGAAGTGGCCGACGTCAAGGCTGACTTCCCTCGCAAGTCGGAGAAAGAATTTGGTCGTGGCTCGAAGCGAGAAACGTTCGGGCGACGCGATATTCCGATCAAGAGCCCCAGCAACAAGCGTCGTGGTGACTCGTCACATGAAGAGGGCATGATCCGCTTGAAGATCAATAAAGGCAAGTCGAGCGGAATCCGCCCGAATGATATTGTCGGCACGATCGCTTTTCATGCAAACATCCCGGGGTACACCATCGGCAAGATCCGCATTGAGGACACGATCACCTTTGTGGACATCCCCGAAGAATTGCTCGATCAGGTGATGACCCATAACGGAAATTACCGTATCGGCAAAGAAAAGATCAGCCTGACAAAGGCCAAGTAA